One Mus pahari chromosome 10, PAHARI_EIJ_v1.1, whole genome shotgun sequence genomic window, ataaattattgaaatgagattcaaatttatttctccctacaaataaacaaacaagcaaacaaacaaaacagatataaTTGCAACACAAATGGAACTAATAAAACTGACATTCCAAGCCCAGTAACTACATGAGAAAGGACACTCACTCAGATCAGCACTTTCTCTTATTCAGGGTCTTTATCAAGGCAATTTTAACATCTTTGTTCCTCAAGCTGTAGATTAAGGGATTCAGTAGAGGAACTGTATTGGTATAAAAGACAGACGAGATTTTACTTTCATTCATTGACCCAGCAGAAGATGGTTTGAGATACATAAATGCACCTGATCCAAAGAACAGAGAAACTGCAATTATGTGGGAACTGCAGGTGCTGAAGGCTTTGGACCTGCCCTCCTTGGAGCTGATATGAAAGATACTTGAGAGGATGAAACCATAAGAGATAAAGATGGTGATGGTGGGCACAATGATGTTGATGCCTATTACAACAAAAACCTCCAGCTCATTGACATAGATGCTGGTGCAGGAGAGCTGAAGTAAAGGGGGGATGTCACAGAAGTAGTGATTGATGGTGTTTGCACCACAGAAGGTCAGTCTCAGCATGCATCCCGTGTGAGCCATGGCACTAGAAAATGCCATTATATATGAGCCAAGTATGAGGTTCAAACATAATTTAGGAGACATGACAATATTGTACAAGAGTGGATTACAtatggccacatagcgatcataggccattACAGTCAGCACATAACATTCAGAAACGcagaaaaaactgaaaaagaaaagttgcaTCATGCATCCTCTATAGGAAATAATGTTCTTCTCTGATATAAAGCTCATTAACATTTTTGGTGTGAACACAGAAGAGTACCAGAGGTCAACTAATGACAAGTTAAAGAGGAAAAAGTACATTGGAGTATGAAGGTGAGAATTCAGTACAATTAAGGTAATCAAACTCAGATTTCCCAATACAGTGAGAACATACATCACTAGAAAGAGGATgaaaagagggcactggagaTCAGGGTCCTTGGTTAATCCCACCAGAATGAACTCAATCACTGAAGAGCCATTTTCAGAATCCATTCTTTAAAGGAATCTGTGAGCACAAGTCAAAAGAAATTATGTTAGGATAAAATATAACCATTCCCATAACAGTCTTTCAAACATATAGAGTATCATCAacataacttttttctttaattatgacGTTTCTTTCAACtaccttctctttgtctctctgtgactccctcagtctctctttctctctctcacacacacattcacgtaCACACAGTATTATTTCATatctattttgatcatatttatcctCTCTTTTTCTGCCTATCTTActtcctatcttttttttaattcttaatcaTGCTCTTTTGTGTTTGTCATATATTATTTGAAGTATATCCTTCTGCTGGAGGATGGTTGACTTACCAGGAGCTACACTCTTAAAGCAGACTGACTCTTCTACCAACAGCTTACGATTGCCAATAGCTCCTAGCTAAGAGTGGAGCTTCTTGACTCACTTCTCCTTCTGTGCTAGGATTTCATCTGGATTGGGCTTGCAGAGATCTTGTGCTTTCTGTCAGGGTTACTGTAAGTTTGTGGGTGCACATGCCCTGCTGTGTGCCGAAGACACTTTTTCCTTATATTCATCTATCCTCTGGCTCTTGTACTATTTCTGCCCTCAAttatcaacaagataaataactAAGTACAATATCACATTCATTCCATAGATGTCTGTCAGTGCTTCTCTGTGAAAACGTACAGTATCCAGagacaagaaaggagaaagcagagtcAAGATACAACCAGTTTCTTCCATTGGTTTTCCTACTCTTGAATCTCCCCTCCTTGATGAGATCAGAGGTATATACCTTCACAATGTGTGTAGATCTCTTACACAGGTTAGACTTTGAGAAAAGGATATTGTTTTAAAGCATAAGGAatacttttagaatattttaattactgCCTTGATGTAGAAAATAATCATGGATGAAGACTAGTGAAGTTCTGTCCAAAAAGAAGGATCTCCTTAAAGCTTCTACCTATTCTAAGTTCCTAAATGCCTTTGAACAGTCTCCGTGTCCCACTTTGAGCAGATTCTTATATCCATTTCACTTGAGTCTCAGTACTGCACAGTATAGAAAATAGTGACTGATATATCTTAGTTCTTTGGACTTCAGTCTCAAAGCAAGACAGTAATGGGAATTGAGTTCAGAACTTCTTaattattaagtaaaaaaaaatggtggttCCTCATTATCTACAAACTTATGTGGTCCTGGAAGAACAGTTTCATCCTAGACACATTTCTGGCATATTCAGTATATCTAAACTAAAGCTAATAGCTTATCATAAGTTATGGTCATCTCAAGTAgcagagaaaaattattttcatagttaCCTTTGATATTTCAGAGCTTCAATTGCTATTACTGTTatcatgtactcacttataagcagAGTAGCTAATAAATCACACTCCCTTAGGGAATAGTTTTAGGTATAATAGGGAAATAAATGGCTTATAGCTACAACTTGGACCTTAATATGTCATCATTTCCTTAGGGGTTTGATGTTTTACTCAAGGTTTCCTTCACTTGAGGGATTGAATATTCTCCAGggagaatgaaaaaaacaaatcacttTTAATTCAGCAATGTGATGGATCAGGAAGTACAGAATCCTTCATTAACACAGAAACTGAGCCACAATTATGTACTTATCATCTGTGAGTAGTCTGAAAATTAGTTGTGGGGTTCTTACATCCTGGTCTTCCATGAAACCAGCCATACTGCATCTGGTAGGGAAAAAGAAGCTACCCTCTTACCATGCACTATTACTGGCATAGCAACACAAAATTAGGATGAACACCCTGTTAAGTAAtgaacacaaatacatacaatctATGCCCCATCTTGTTCATGGGTTGTCTATAAGATTAGTTTCTATCTGCCCCATTTAACTGTTTTTTTGGGGGAAACACAGTATATAGTCTAAACACCAAATGCAAGTGGAAAATTTTGATGTTTACTTATTGATGCTATCATATCTTCAAAGAATGATActagatattctgtactttttggctaatatccacttatcagtgagtgcataccatgcatttccttttgggtctaggttacttcAGTCAGGATTAttcttctagttccattcattaacctgcaaaattcacgatgtcctcctttttaatagctgaatagtattacattgtgtaaataaaccacattttttgtatccattctttggttgagagacatctgtgGTGCCTCtaacttctggttattataaattaggctgatatggacatagtggagcatgtgtccttgtggtatggtaagacatcttttgggtatatacccatgagtggtatagctgagtctttaggtagaactattttcaatttttctcaggaaccaccaagttgatttccagagcagttgtaccagtttgcataagaagtgtaacaagaATAAAGATTGAagaaaggatgcttcaatcctacttagaagggagaagaaaataatcgccatgggaggcagagggagaaagggacctgggtggaagaagggaagggaagagaaaaaaggaacagAATCAGGTAGagtgggaacaggagagaagcccagaaggccagaatgaatggaaatatcaGTCTTAAGGCAGAGGGACTGTGCAGGGACTCTCTAGAAAGGACCAGTGACCTGGGAGAtaagagattctcaggactcagtggAGGTAACCTTAGCTAAAATACCCAATAATGGAGAAAGGGCACTCAGAGAGACTTCCTCCAATAGATAGAACGGGCCCCAAGTGAGGGATCAGATTTACTAATCCACTGTCAAAATTTCTGATcgagaactgttcctgtctaaaagaactgcaggggcaaAAATGTAGAAGCGACTGAAGCCTAGTATGGCTCTCCTCTGGGAGGCTCTACAAGAAACTGAGACAGGTGCAGCTACCTATACCCAAACATTGGACTGATGCCTGGGACCTCTATGATTGAATTAAGGGAAGAATtggagaagctgaaggggagggcaaccctataggaagatagcagtctcaactaactagGACTACAGGGAGCGGTAGAGATTgacccaccaaccaaacagcatacaaTGGAGGCCCTGACACATAAATAGTACTTACTTTTCTGGACTCAGTTGGAGATTCTTCTAATCCTGGAGAGgcttgagaccccagggaagggggagaccTCTTGTGGAGGCAATGGTTGGAATGTAAATCAAGAAACTTATTTGTTAAAGAAGCTTGTCTTTTATGCTGTCAAAAAttctggctttcttttgtttaattaattaattaattaattaattaattaataaattgttgttgttgttgttgttgttttgtctgtttttgttttgttttgttttgttttgtttttgagaaagtatctctctatgtagttctcACTCTCTTCAAACTTGCTAGGTAGACCtgacttgaactcacaaaaatccatctgcctctgactcccagcagctgggattaaagttgtgcagaACCAAGTcaaaagaggggtgtgtgtgtaaatgatagttttatgatttctttctaatttgtaacCACTTGATCTCTTTTAGTTATTTCATTACTCTAGGTAAGACTTCAAATACTAATTTTGCCTTGTTCCTAGTTTTAGTGGaattattttgagtttatttccatttaatttgatattggctgtagGCTGACTCTAAAtttttgattttatgaaatttagGTATGTCTTTCATATTTCTACTTTCTCCagaactttttttaattaaaggatactgaattttgtcaaatgcctcttttgcatctaatgagatgatcatgtttgtttttctgtttgtatatatggtagattacatttactgaatttttttccaCATTGAACTATACCTGcgtctctggaatgaagcctacgtggttgcaagtattttattgagtttttgcATCTAATTTGATAAGGATAATCggtctgtaatttttttccttgtttagtCTTTAGATAGTTTATttatcagtgtaactgtgaccttataaaatgaattaggtaatgttttctgtttatattttgcagaataatttgaagagtattggcactaactcttctttgaaagtgtgGTAGAATTTTGTGTTAAAACCATCCAGCCCTGGGCTTTCTTCGGTTAGAagatttttattaactatttttatttcactaataTTTATTGGTCTATTTAACTAATTTATCTGATTTTTATTTGGTATTCCCTATTTAGAAAATTATCCACATCTTTTAGATTTCCCAACTTGGtaaaatatgttcttaaaatTCTCTCGATTTCCTtggtattgttttttttaatgtcagcattcctatttcttgttttattaatttggatattctcttttAGGTGTTTTAGTTAATTTGAATCAGGGTttgtttaactttttgtttttctccaagaAACAACTCTCtgatttattgttttttcttgtattgttcttttatttatttcagcccTTAATTTGAGTATTTCTTGTTGACTATTCCACTTGAGCatgcttacttttttttgttctagagcttccaggtgtgctgttaagttgtaaATATGAGGGCTCTCcaatttgttcttgttcttgttgctgttatCTAGGAATTTAGTGCTGTAgactttccttttagcactgctttatTGTGTCCAATAAGTTTACCTATGTTGTGATTCATTTTTGAAGAATTTTAGAATGTCTTTCACTTATTTGTTTATGTCTTTACCAATTTTTCTTTTAGTAGAGAATCGTTCAGAGCTCATGAGTTTGTAAAAATTGTGTTGTTTCTGTAGTTGATatacagctttaatccatggtgttGCGATAGGATGATGCCTGGGATTATTTTTGTGTCTATTGAGACTTGCTTAGTGTCTGGGTAAATTCGGAATTTTATGAAGAGTTCAGTGAAGCACTGCAAAGAAGATgtgttcttttttgttatttatttatttatttatttatttatttatttatttatttatttattacattccagattttatcccccacTCTCTGTCtaccctctaactgttccacaccctatacctcctccccacacccctgtttCCACAAAGATGTTCCCATCCCTCACTTCTCACctaaccagacctctaaactccctgggcagatgtgttcttttgtgtttgcttaGGTAGAGTGTTTTGTAAATTTCTGTTGGTTTCATTTCCTTTATAATGCCAGTTAGCTCcaacatttctttgtttagtttttgcctGGATGATGTGACAATTGGTTAGAATGGGGTATTGAAGTTTTTCACTATGAATACATGAGGGCCAATTTGTAATTTAAACTGTAGTATTGTTTCTTTTGCTAAGATGGGTGGCCTTATGTTTTGGGTCATATATGTTAAGACTGAAATGTCATCTTGgtaaaattttttctttgattaatatGTACTGTCTTTTCACAtcatttttgattaattttgatttgtaatatattttgttAGATGTTAAACTAGCTATACGAACTTGACCTGTGTGTCTATTTccttgaaatatcttttttttcatCCTTTACTCCAAGGTAATATTTAATGTTGATGTTGAGATGCGTTTATTGTCTCTTAACTCCCAGTGCTCTATCCATCCCCTATAaaccccacccatccactcctttCATTCTTTTAGACAAAAGGCCCACCTCAACAGATATTAACCAGTTGTTGCATGTCACATTGCTGAAGGACTAGATACTtccttttttcattagatattttcttcatttacatttcaaatgctatcccgaaagtcccctataccctccccaggcCCTGCTCCTCAACTCTGATACTCCCTTTtctattaaggctggacaagccAAACCAGTAGGAGAGAAGTGTTCAGAGAAAGGCAACAGAGTCAGTGACAGGTCCTACTCCCACTTCAAAAGAAGATCAAGtgacacaactgtaacatatgcgGAGGGCTGAGTTTAGTTCCACAAAGGATCCCTACTTGTTGATTCAATCTCTAtgaggcccaggttagttgattctgtgcaTTTTATTGTGGTATCCATGAACCTTCTGGTTTCTACAATGCTTCCCTGTGCCCTACCCCCAGCCttgaccaggctggctcagacctggttTTCCACAGTTGCTAgctcacctagggtggagtcttccaacctaggtaAAGTCTTTTGTCtaccacatctgcagcttcctgtgaGAAGTTACCTGCTAATCAGCTCAGCTTGTTTTTCTGACTGATCCTGAcaaagtgggggatgggtccCCCCACCTTCATAAGCTCAAACTCATAAGTAAACACTGGGGCTTGATCAGAGAACtgtgtcttggctcattatttctcttgctgcctttcccatccaaccccatctttcttttcaggaacccagtaacccagAGCTGCTGGCAGCTATGCTTCCTACTTTTTTAAAtgagattccccaagctccacctaatctTTGGgatgggtttctgcatctgtatcCATCAGTTGTTAGATGAATCACTATGATGATATTTAGTCTAGTCACTAATCTATGAATATAGTAAACTATCATTATGAATAAATTTACTGACTTTTTTTGCCATTTATTTTTGGTTCTATCTTAGGTTTGTAGGCTGTCTAGGTTCTTGTTCCTAATACTTCAGATAATAGTAGAGGTTGGTTCCCTCTTATGTCATGGGTGTCCAACTGGACCAGTCATTGATTGGCTACTTCCGCAATTTCTGTGCCACTTTTATCTTGGCATATCATGGTGGACAGGGCAAATTGttggtggaaggttttgtggatggctTGGTGTCTCAGTAGTTCTACCAGAAGTCTTGTCTGGTTGCAAGAAATGTGTAGTTCATGCTCTGTATCACCCATCACTACGGTCATCCTTATAGATTCCTGGAAGAGTCtatttttcctcagtttctatcccatcccagagatgctccccacccccattccagtTGCATtccccagtactctctccctccattctccccACACCTGATATTGATTATGTTCTTATACTGACATTTAAACATATGGTTCAGGGTGATTACAGGTCTAGGTGCTGAATTATGGATGTGTTGTAGCTGAGTTTGTgtacttttgttttctctcttttttctttttggattttcaGAGAGTGTGTTAGCTAAGTGCCACCAAATTTAATGTCCCACTAAAATGATAAATTCATAGGTAGAATGCTTACTGGaattggaggaagagagaggggagtcTAGGGAGAGATTATCTAAGGGATCAATGGGATGTAAAGGAGACGAAACCCTTTAACTAGTATTCTCTGGCAGAGCTAAGGATAGGTCTGGGGTTACAAATAGAATAGGTGTCTTAATTATAGTTTTATTGCTCTTaggaaacaccaagaccaaggtaACTCccacaaaggacaacatttaattggggctgacttacagtttcagaagttcagtccattatcattgtggtgAGAAACATGGCATCctgcaagcagacatggtacaggaagaaccaagagttctatatcttgatccaaaggcatccAGAAGGAGAGATTTTCTTCTGCAGGAACCTAGTATGGGGGTCTCTTCCCTGCTGGGCAAAGATTGAGCATAGGAACCTTCCAAATATTTCTACACATTTCTGTCAAAGAAGCtgcacctattccaacaaggctacacctcttaatagtgaaaattccatgggccaagcatattcaaacaatgAACCACCATGAATAAGATCTGCAGGCAACCTACCAGGTCTTTTGACAGGTGTGGCTTATGGTAGAGCAATatctgttgatatatatatatatatatatatatatatatatatatgaatgtttctatttgttataaaatttttgtttgattCATTAGAACTTTGGACACAGGTTTATTGCCTCTTTAAAGAGAAATCAATATTCATCATGCTAATATAATAACAGTTGTTGGTTTTTCTTGCCCAATGACTATGCCTAGAACTTATGTTCTATCTTGAATAGAAATTGTAAAAGATTTGTCAATGCCATGTTTATGCCAGAGCTAGTGTTGAATGAGTTCTTTCCATGGtccttattttatgtaattttcttattttgtcttaatattttgatttttcttttattatgccATTTTCAGAATTACTACTGTTCATTTATAGCACACTTTATTCATCACATTGAAAGATATATTTAATCAATTAATCATTCATCATTAAACCTTGTCATAATTTTTCAATAACCAATCATAGAAATATAAGCCCTATACTGAGTCTATATAGATAAGactaaacacaaaatatttattcttgcttcatgtgtatgtgtatgtgtgtgtgtgtgtgtgtgtgtgtgtgtgtgtgtgtgtgtttatgagtgtgtggtATACTTGTTTTATGAGTATTTGTGGTATATATACTtggactgtgtgtatgtgtgtgtgtgtgtgtgtgtgtgtgtgtgtactctggcacatgtgtgcatgtcatccatattcataaaagaagtCAGCAAAAGAGGCTTCCATTTTCTGCCCTTCAATGTCTGAAAGCCTTCTTCTTAACTGAAGTCTCAATAACTGTAAGATATTTATTCCTTGGACTGGCTGTCCTCATGCTCCTTGGACAAAACAAATATAGCCTATCTTCATTTCCCAATAAAAAATCTTCATTACGCAAAACATTACTCATGTACAGTCATTGTTGGTGTGAAGTGTAATGTGAGATTAATATAACAAGGAAAATATTTGTAATTCTCTGCAGTAGAAAGTTAAAATCTACATAGAAATATGATTTTCAGAATACCTTCAATGATTCTTTGAAGGAAAGGGCTCTTATTTATTCACTATATGTCTTCTTGGCTGCTAGTCTAATGACTTTTTTTGGCTCTCTTTCTGTCCCAAATCTTTTTTCTTGAAGTACTAGACCCTCAAAACACTCAGattattccatttttaattttgtagaatTCAAccccctgtttaaaaaaaaaaaaaaacaaacaaaccaggaacaACATTCCAAAATAAAGTGACCACTTCTTCAACCTGAGACATGTGTCCTTTACAGGCAAATGAGAATAAGGTTTCAAAGATCAAATCATCATAtttcctaaataataaaaataaaaacatacaaaatggtATGTGATTTAATGGCATAATTGAAACCTGCAACAATTACAAAATTATACAGTTTTAGTAAGCTATTGATAATGAATAATTCATATCTGTCACATCAACAGTTGAATAAATATGTTGGTTTACAGTAGAAGATGTAAAAACAGATCAGAAACCAGATACTCAAGTTACATATTcaaaaaaacacatacaaaatatgaaacatacatacactagAAACTGGCATCCTAGccttatttcatttaatcttttaaagaaCTATTCAAAATTATAAACAGAATAAAGATGTTTGCAATGAATGGACAGAAATATGTAAATTGTTTCagtcacattatttttaaatcagaaacaaTAGATAATTGTAGAagtgacaaagaaagaagaaaacaaacttgaCATTATAAGGTCAAACCCAGGAGATAATATTTATGTTACAAAAATCAGACTAGGCTATATAATTATAGCAAGTGTTTCTGATCATTCAAAACTGGAACTaagtagaatttttcttttctttttatttatttatttattatttatttatttattttttatttatttttttttcaagacagggtttctctgtattgcacTGGCtgcactggaactcactctgtagaccagcctggtcttgaactcagaaatctgcctacctctgcctcccaagtgctggggttaaaggcatgcaccatcactgccccgctctaaataaaatatttactgggaaaaaaaaaaacctaggtaAAATCTTGCACTAAAATATTGCTGATAAGTAGTAACTATCTTTGTGCCCAAACTAAGATGCATAAAGTCAACaccatatatttaa contains:
- the LOC110327476 gene encoding olfactory receptor 145-like, which codes for MDSENGSSVIEFILVGLTKDPDLQCPLFILFLVMYVLTVLGNLSLITLIVLNSHLHTPMYFFLFNLSLVDLWYSSVFTPKMLMSFISEKNIISYRGCMMQLFFFSFFCVSECYVLTVMAYDRYVAICNPLLYNIVMSPKLCLNLILGSYIMAFSSAMAHTGCMLRLTFCGANTINHYFCDIPPLLQLSCTSIYVNELEVFVVIGINIIVPTITIFISYGFILSSIFHISSKEGRSKAFSTCSSHIIAVSLFFGSGAFMYLKPSSAGSMNESKISSVFYTNTVPLLNPLIYSLRNKDVKIALIKTLNKRKC